Proteins encoded together in one Aminipila butyrica window:
- a CDS encoding serine hydrolase has translation MNNRTTINELLIQREMDFWNVPGLSLSIVKKGHEPYTKSFGWRDKENQLEVMDTTLFGVASCSKSMTSAIIAMLIASGKLDYDIPVTNYIPGFAMMDEEAAGGMTLRDMLCHRTGLGGHDAIWPVPKTLKEFSQVFPYLQPSAPFRSRPQYSNIIYAVIGYIAEAVTGQSWTSLMQNYLFDPLGMTSANCQAKDMTDSDNFAYPYQVLNGKLTKLPVWNVDVVAPAASVNCTAIDMCKWLAFLINKGRTEDGTQLIPENIFQVMITRQVDFSDDIGPDAKLYPSDGYAMGWKTGKYREKLICKHTGKIEGYTSIQAFMPDDDIGISLMMNLHSPTVAIMHTILYTLIDSLLDLPSVDWTWKFRDDRKPTAEDYKDCHIDIFHSIYPDAIPNEMPSHQLMTAYKVYSYEGTYYNPGYGFLTIVSKGDKLYMKYRDMFLPAAPYWTGNFRVDNVKEDILTLSIPLTFICDKEHKSIGLRIRFEPLIDDIVFLKKD, from the coding sequence ATGAACAACAGGACTACGATCAACGAACTGCTTATTCAACGCGAAATGGATTTCTGGAATGTGCCAGGATTATCTTTGAGTATTGTAAAAAAAGGTCATGAACCTTATACGAAATCCTTTGGATGGAGAGACAAAGAAAACCAACTGGAGGTAATGGATACTACACTTTTTGGTGTAGCCTCCTGTTCAAAATCCATGACCTCTGCAATAATTGCCATGTTGATAGCTTCCGGAAAACTGGACTATGATATTCCCGTCACAAACTACATTCCTGGCTTTGCAATGATGGATGAAGAAGCGGCTGGCGGCATGACCCTTAGGGACATGCTGTGCCACAGAACAGGACTCGGCGGCCATGATGCCATATGGCCCGTCCCAAAAACATTAAAAGAATTCTCTCAGGTTTTTCCATATCTTCAACCCAGTGCTCCGTTCAGAAGCAGGCCACAATACAGCAACATCATCTATGCTGTAATCGGCTATATTGCAGAAGCCGTAACCGGACAATCATGGACCAGTCTGATGCAAAATTATTTGTTTGATCCATTAGGTATGACCTCGGCCAATTGTCAGGCAAAGGACATGACCGATTCTGACAATTTTGCTTATCCATACCAGGTATTAAACGGCAAACTTACTAAGCTTCCCGTCTGGAATGTAGATGTAGTCGCCCCCGCAGCATCAGTTAACTGTACGGCAATAGATATGTGCAAATGGCTGGCTTTCTTGATCAATAAAGGCCGAACGGAGGACGGGACTCAATTGATTCCGGAAAATATCTTCCAAGTCATGATCACCCGGCAGGTAGACTTTTCAGATGATATAGGACCCGATGCGAAATTATATCCCTCAGACGGATATGCCATGGGGTGGAAAACCGGTAAATACAGAGAAAAATTAATTTGTAAGCACACGGGCAAAATCGAAGGATATACTTCCATACAAGCCTTCATGCCAGACGATGATATTGGAATCTCACTTATGATGAATCTTCATTCACCTACCGTTGCTATCATGCATACGATTCTTTATACTCTCATTGACTCTCTGCTGGATCTTCCTTCGGTTGACTGGACCTGGAAATTCAGAGATGACAGGAAACCTACAGCGGAGGACTATAAAGATTGCCACATCGACATCTTTCATTCCATTTATCCAGATGCCATCCCGAATGAAATGCCGTCACATCAGCTTATGACAGCCTATAAGGTTTACTCGTATGAAGGCACATACTACAATCCCGGATATGGTTTTTTAACAATAGTATCCAAGGGTGACAAGTTATATATGAAATATCGAGACATGTTTTTGCCTGCCGCACCTTATTGGACCGGTAATTTCCGAGTAGATAACGTAAAAGAAGATATATTGACGCTGTCCATCCCGCTCACCTTTATTTGCGATAAGGAGCATAAAAGCATTGGCTTAAGAATCCGTTTTGAGCCCCTGATTGATGATATTGTATTTCTTAAGAAAGATTAG
- a CDS encoding APC family permease, producing MSSKSKLDATANEVGFKKEIGLFGGVSIIGGIMIGSGIFYLGSYVLERTHMSMGLALLCWIVGGIVSLLGGLCFAELGASSPKSGGMVVYLDEAYHPVVGYMFGFTSWLLSGAGSIAALAIALPTALRGYLDLSDVSIKIIAVALILLLTGYNSLGIKQGTILQNVSMVAKLIPIIIIIGAAIFLGQQHPDLTLLPADGTEASFSAIIGMIAFATVATLWAYEGWTNLNSLAEEMKDPAKNLPRALLIGIGAITIIYTLFNFAIYKVLPHTEIVSMIGDGNLYLGTEVAKRVFGGIGGGLVLATMLIAMFSSLNGMIITFPRNYYAMAKEGHFFKSYGELHPKYKVPTTALIGQAVISIVLVLLRNLDQLTSLVVFAGMLFNVLCVVAVIVYRKRYPNLPRPYKAWGYPVTVIISTLLFFGLMLNTLMEDTFTALIGLVVPASGAVVYFIFDKKIKADKNRA from the coding sequence ATGAGTTCAAAAAGTAAGTTGGATGCAACAGCCAATGAAGTTGGATTTAAAAAGGAAATCGGCCTCTTCGGCGGTGTGAGCATCATTGGCGGAATCATGATTGGTTCAGGAATTTTTTATTTAGGCTCATACGTATTGGAGCGAACTCACATGAGCATGGGATTAGCCCTGCTATGCTGGATTGTTGGAGGTATCGTATCTTTGCTTGGAGGATTGTGCTTTGCAGAATTAGGAGCATCTAGTCCAAAATCCGGGGGTATGGTTGTTTATTTGGACGAAGCCTATCACCCAGTTGTAGGGTATATGTTTGGTTTTACAAGCTGGCTGCTAAGCGGTGCAGGCTCCATCGCCGCTTTGGCTATTGCATTGCCAACTGCCTTGAGAGGTTATTTGGATTTATCCGATGTTTCAATCAAAATAATCGCTGTGGCACTCATTCTTTTACTAACAGGTTATAATTCATTAGGAATAAAACAGGGAACTATTTTGCAGAATGTGTCAATGGTGGCAAAATTAATTCCTATCATCATTATTATTGGTGCAGCTATTTTTCTGGGGCAGCAGCATCCTGACCTGACTCTGTTGCCTGCTGACGGAACAGAGGCCAGCTTTAGTGCAATCATTGGTATGATTGCTTTTGCGACAGTAGCTACTTTATGGGCATATGAAGGCTGGACTAACTTGAATTCTCTTGCAGAAGAGATGAAGGACCCGGCTAAAAACTTACCCAGAGCATTACTGATTGGTATCGGTGCTATCACCATTATCTATACTTTGTTCAACTTCGCAATTTATAAAGTCCTTCCGCATACTGAAATCGTCAGCATGATTGGAGACGGAAATCTCTACCTTGGGACAGAAGTAGCAAAACGTGTATTTGGTGGCATCGGTGGAGGCCTGGTACTTGCAACCATGCTGATTGCTATGTTCAGTTCTTTAAACGGAATGATTATTACATTCCCGCGTAACTACTATGCTATGGCAAAAGAAGGGCATTTCTTCAAGAGCTATGGAGAACTACATCCTAAGTACAAGGTTCCTACAACCGCTTTAATTGGTCAGGCAGTTATCTCAATAGTATTAGTCCTTTTAAGAAATCTAGATCAGCTGACGTCTTTGGTAGTATTTGCAGGAATGCTGTTTAACGTACTTTGCGTAGTAGCAGTTATTGTTTACAGAAAGAGATACCCGAATTTACCTCGTCCATATAAGGCTTGGGGATATCCGGTTACTGTTATTATTTCCACGCTTTTGTTCTTCGGCTTGATGTTAAATACCTTGATGGAAGATACGTTTACCGCTTTAATTGGTTTAGTAGTACCGGCTTCAGGAGCAGTGGTTTACTTTATATTTGATAAGAAAATAAAAGCAGATAAAAATAGAGCATAA
- a CDS encoding P1 family peptidase, producing the protein MGLPKDCELSIRCRFKKGEKNLITDVPGVKVGHVTLIDQEKDIHTGVTAILPHTENLFRNKVLAATSVINGFGKSTGLVQIDELGNIETPIIMTNTFGVGTALNAVTKYMLKDNEDIGRSTGTVNCVVTECNDGELNDIRGMHVMEEDVLQAIENCGDIFKEGVVGSGSGMICMGIKGGIGSASRIVSCDGKDYTIGAILMSNFGMSGNLMIDGRRIDTEHTVPRSKAEKGSVIIIIATDIPLNERQLKRVAKRATVALSRTGSFLGNGSGDIAIAFSNTNIMPHYSDKNIIDTKMFHDDAIDKVFEATAETVEEAVISSIYHAETVKGIRGKEVFALKEFL; encoded by the coding sequence ATGGGTTTACCTAAAGATTGTGAATTAAGCATTCGCTGTAGATTTAAAAAAGGTGAAAAAAATCTCATTACAGATGTGCCTGGTGTAAAAGTAGGGCATGTAACTTTGATCGATCAAGAGAAAGATATTCATACAGGAGTTACAGCGATTTTACCCCATACGGAAAACCTTTTTAGAAATAAGGTATTAGCAGCAACTTCTGTAATAAATGGATTCGGCAAAAGTACCGGTTTGGTTCAGATCGATGAATTGGGAAATATTGAGACACCGATTATCATGACCAATACTTTTGGCGTCGGAACGGCCTTAAATGCAGTAACAAAATATATGCTGAAGGATAATGAGGATATCGGAAGGTCTACAGGCACGGTAAACTGTGTTGTTACGGAATGTAACGACGGAGAATTAAATGACATCAGGGGAATGCATGTTATGGAAGAGGATGTATTACAGGCTATTGAAAATTGTGGTGACATATTTAAAGAAGGAGTCGTAGGCTCTGGCAGCGGCATGATTTGCATGGGCATCAAAGGAGGAATAGGATCTGCTTCCAGAATCGTATCTTGCGATGGCAAGGATTATACGATTGGAGCGATTCTGATGTCCAACTTCGGGATGTCTGGTAATCTAATGATAGATGGCAGGAGAATTGATACAGAGCATACAGTGCCGAGAAGCAAAGCTGAAAAAGGATCGGTTATTATCATTATAGCAACAGATATACCGCTCAATGAGAGGCAGTTGAAGCGGGTGGCAAAACGAGCTACTGTGGCTCTGAGCAGGACTGGATCCTTTCTCGGAAATGGCAGTGGAGACATTGCAATCGCATTTTCCAATACCAATATAATGCCGCATTACAGCGATAAAAATATTATTGACACTAAAATGTTCCACGATGATGCTATAGACAAAGTATTCGAAGCAACTGCAGAGACTGTGGAAGAAGCGGTGATCAGTTCGATTTATCATGCAGAGACTGTAAAGGGCATCAGAGGTAAGGAAGTATTTGCTTTAAAAGAATTTTTATAG
- a CDS encoding M55 family metallopeptidase, with amino-acid sequence MKVFISADIEGVTGVTSWCETRYGGQGYEAACSQMTLEVAAACRAAMKLGCEVVVKDGHEDALNIHMTQLPKGVQLIRGWMTSPASMMGGLDESFAAAVYIGYHSPEGSDSSSLAHTIEHDLFNWIKINGELASEFLLNALWATAHGVPSIFISGDDGMCRLAKKSHPEIFTVATKTGIGNAAWNIHPEEAIEKIEEGVEKALEAGMGLMPIEKEYNVVINFKEHQNARRASWYPGAKQTDSNTVEYTAGTPWQLRVALMFMTEI; translated from the coding sequence ATGAAAGTATTTATCAGTGCCGATATAGAAGGGGTGACTGGTGTTACCAGTTGGTGTGAAACGAGATATGGTGGCCAAGGATATGAAGCAGCATGCAGCCAAATGACACTGGAGGTGGCAGCAGCATGCAGAGCCGCCATGAAACTGGGATGCGAAGTGGTCGTTAAGGATGGACATGAAGATGCTTTAAATATTCATATGACACAATTACCGAAGGGTGTACAATTAATCCGGGGCTGGATGACCTCTCCGGCATCTATGATGGGTGGCTTGGATGAAAGCTTTGCCGCCGCAGTTTACATTGGATACCATTCTCCTGAAGGAAGCGATTCCAGCTCGTTAGCGCATACCATTGAACATGATTTATTCAACTGGATAAAAATCAATGGAGAGTTAGCTTCGGAGTTTTTATTGAATGCGCTTTGGGCAACTGCTCATGGGGTTCCCTCTATTTTTATTTCAGGAGATGATGGCATGTGTCGGCTTGCAAAAAAAAGCCATCCCGAAATCTTCACCGTAGCTACAAAGACGGGAATTGGTAATGCTGCATGGAATATTCATCCGGAAGAGGCTATAGAAAAAATTGAAGAGGGTGTGGAAAAAGCATTAGAAGCTGGAATGGGATTAATGCCGATTGAAAAAGAATACAATGTGGTTATTAATTTCAAAGAGCATCAAAATGCCAGAAGAGCATCGTGGTATCCGGGAGCAAAACAAACGGACAGCAATACGGTGGAATATACAGCAGGAACACCTTGGCAACTAAGAGTTGCACTCATGTTCATGACAGAAATATAG
- a CDS encoding MBL fold metallo-hydrolase, whose translation MNEINNVTRRLDSPVLTKQTIIDMEDMPLFTHALIFDDLLIVTQKETNCFVLKSSKGLIVIDAIWPSVKTYEAIIGAIKEVGWNPDSLYKLILTHGHVDHTGCGKWLVNNHNVKTYMSRIDDIYWREHPTKPDRPETWKNYNIDVYLNDKDIILCGNKKIFVYSTPGHTPGCLSFIFPVKDNDIHHMAALFGGATPPRTKPDIQTYLHSLDYFMKEADEKNVDVALSNHTAIDNGLLRIAYSKVRYSYMPNIYIVGYEGFEKYSQVFKTLSNNMLGDL comes from the coding sequence ATGAATGAAATAAATAATGTAACAAGAAGATTAGATAGTCCCGTTCTTACAAAGCAGACCATTATTGACATGGAAGATATGCCACTTTTTACACATGCACTTATTTTTGATGATTTGTTAATTGTCACTCAAAAAGAAACGAATTGCTTTGTGCTGAAATCATCTAAAGGGCTTATTGTAATAGACGCAATTTGGCCATCCGTTAAGACCTATGAAGCAATTATTGGTGCTATTAAAGAAGTCGGATGGAATCCGGATTCGTTATATAAACTTATACTTACACATGGACATGTAGATCATACCGGCTGCGGTAAATGGCTTGTGAATAACCACAATGTGAAGACTTATATGTCAAGAATCGACGATATTTACTGGCGTGAGCATCCAACCAAACCTGATCGACCAGAAACATGGAAAAATTATAATATTGACGTTTACCTGAATGATAAAGATATCATTTTGTGCGGTAACAAAAAAATTTTTGTATACAGCACACCGGGACATACCCCTGGGTGTTTAAGTTTTATTTTCCCGGTCAAAGATAATGACATACACCACATGGCGGCTCTTTTTGGTGGTGCCACTCCACCACGTACTAAACCAGATATTCAGACATATCTGCATTCACTAGATTATTTTATGAAAGAAGCTGATGAAAAAAATGTTGATGTTGCTCTTAGCAACCATACCGCGATTGATAATGGTTTGTTACGAATTGCTTATTCTAAGGTAAGGTATTCGTATATGCCGAATATTTATATTGTTGGATATGAAGGGTTTGAAAAATATTCTCAAGTATTTAAAACATTAAGTAATAATATGCTTGGCGACCTTTAA
- a CDS encoding helix-turn-helix transcriptional regulator → MAKNDNMLAILWMLNSGVKMTAKQISQKLEINIRTVYRHIDALCASGVPIISDPGHNGGYLLLNNFIRAPLLFDMEEKKALLHAAVFAKEAGYPLSEALGNATSKLKMYSNQEQESILNHHLAGFEVINRMVNPSIQPILAELEQAVEKEFSVEIDYRTSREEQPKNRMIDPYGMVYWNNKWYTVAFCHLRNEIRSFRVDRILLIKCTQIIFKRPEAFSTREFFMKNLLPDLVGKEGLISLIIEGRSEALDELCMHWFLGYHLKERTSNQAIFLFEEKSIHIYVPYFLLSYGKSIQIIEPQSLKERLVAIASELMEYYQL, encoded by the coding sequence ATGGCTAAAAACGATAATATGCTGGCAATTCTGTGGATGCTGAATTCAGGCGTAAAAATGACTGCAAAACAAATATCCCAAAAATTAGAAATAAATATAAGGACAGTTTATAGGCATATTGATGCACTATGTGCCAGTGGAGTGCCTATAATATCCGACCCAGGTCATAATGGCGGGTATCTCCTGCTGAATAATTTTATCAGAGCACCTCTGCTATTTGATATGGAAGAAAAAAAGGCACTCCTTCATGCTGCTGTTTTTGCAAAAGAAGCTGGATACCCTTTGAGTGAGGCATTAGGCAATGCGACATCAAAGTTGAAAATGTATTCGAATCAGGAACAGGAAAGTATACTCAACCATCATTTAGCCGGATTTGAAGTTATAAACCGCATGGTAAACCCTTCCATTCAGCCGATATTGGCGGAATTGGAGCAGGCTGTAGAAAAGGAATTCTCTGTAGAAATTGATTATCGCACAAGCCGTGAAGAGCAACCAAAGAATAGGATGATAGACCCCTATGGAATGGTTTACTGGAACAACAAATGGTATACTGTTGCATTTTGCCACCTAAGGAATGAAATACGAAGCTTTCGGGTAGATCGGATTTTACTAATCAAGTGTACTCAAATAATATTTAAGCGTCCCGAAGCTTTTTCGACCCGTGAATTTTTTATGAAAAATCTGTTACCTGATTTAGTGGGTAAGGAGGGGTTAATTTCTTTAATTATCGAAGGCAGGTCAGAGGCGTTGGATGAACTATGCATGCATTGGTTTTTAGGGTATCATCTGAAAGAGCGAACATCTAATCAAGCCATCTTTTTATTTGAGGAAAAATCAATTCATATTTATGTCCCTTATTTTCTCCTATCCTATGGTAAATCCATTCAAATAATCGAACCACAGAGTTTGAAAGAAAGACTTGTCGCTATTGCATCGGAGTTAATGGAATATTATCAACTTTAA
- a CDS encoding type 1 glutamine amidotransferase family protein, translating into MNNTVYLYVFDTMSDWEIGYLTAELNSGRYYKKGLDPSKIVTVGIERTPVTTMGGLKILPDIKLDECSIESTDALILPGGDTWTETIHQPILKIVERCLKEGILVAAICGATMGLAQTGLLNSRWHTSNDLEYLKMICPTYTGEKYYKMESAVTDGKLITASGIAPLEFSVHVLKALGVFSSKTLDAWYSLNKTHESKYFYELMNLIQ; encoded by the coding sequence ATGAATAATACAGTATATCTTTATGTGTTTGACACAATGTCAGACTGGGAAATAGGTTACTTAACTGCCGAGCTGAACTCGGGAAGATATTATAAAAAGGGACTTGACCCATCAAAAATAGTGACTGTTGGAATTGAAAGGACGCCTGTAACAACAATGGGTGGATTGAAAATACTGCCTGACATCAAACTGGATGAGTGCAGTATTGAAAGCACAGATGCATTGATTTTACCCGGTGGAGATACATGGACAGAAACAATTCACCAGCCCATCTTAAAAATTGTTGAGAGGTGTTTAAAGGAAGGTATATTAGTTGCAGCAATTTGTGGTGCTACAATGGGACTTGCCCAGACAGGATTGCTGAATTCACGTTGGCATACAAGCAATGATCTGGAATACCTTAAAATGATCTGTCCCACTTACACGGGCGAAAAGTATTACAAAATGGAGTCTGCTGTAACTGATGGAAAACTGATCACTGCATCTGGAATAGCTCCGTTGGAATTTTCTGTACACGTCTTGAAAGCGCTGGGTGTGTTTTCTTCAAAAACATTAGATGCTTGGTATAGTCTTAATAAGACTCATGAATCCAAATATTTCTATGAGTTGATGAATTTAATCCAATGA
- the rhuM gene encoding RhuM family protein, with product MQKKKNEITIHSSAAEYLTYIATVGDNADSIDMRYEDENIWLTQKMVAVLYDVSLPTVNEHIKKIYDDGELTEEATIRKFRIVQTEGSRQVNREVIHYNLQMIISVGFKVNNDRCCSFP from the coding sequence ATGCAAAAAAAGAAAAATGAAATAACTATTCATAGTTCGGCTGCAGAATATCTTACCTATATTGCAACGGTCGGAGACAATGCAGACAGCATAGATATGCGTTATGAAGATGAAAATATTTGGCTGACACAGAAAATGGTGGCTGTGTTGTATGATGTAAGTCTTCCAACAGTTAATGAACATATTAAGAAAATATATGATGACGGTGAGCTGACAGAGGAGGCAACTATTCGGAAATTCCGAATAGTTCAAACCGAAGGTTCAAGGCAAGTGAATCGAGAGGTTATTCACTATAACCTCCAGATGATTATTTCCGTTGGCTTTAAAGTTAATAATGACCGGTGCTGTTCGTTTCCGTAA
- the rhuM gene encoding RhuM family protein, translating into MTGAVRFRKWSGQIVKDYTIQGWSMDKERLKKGRV; encoded by the coding sequence ATGACCGGTGCTGTTCGTTTCCGTAAGTGGTCAGGACAAATAGTCAAGGATTATACCATCCAGGGCTGGTCAATGGACAAGGAACGACTGAAAAAAGGTCGGGTGTGA
- a CDS encoding IS256 family transposase, whose translation MELVSVLMQDCHSTGDIQSKLKRLFAGAIEQMLESEMDAHLGYEKNSIEGNNSGNSRNGYNRKTIISDYGESEIAVPRDRNGEFEPKILEKRQTRTDEIEQKIMAMYSKGMSQQDIEDSLREIYGAEIPQTLISKITDKILPEVNEWQNRPLESIYPIIYFDGIVFKSRKDNQIINKCVYSVLGIDMNGQKDLLGIWISENESASFYASICSDLRKRGVSDIFIACHDNLKGLGEAINAVFPNTKQQLCIVHQIRNSTKFVQYKDRKEICTDLKKLYGAVNLDDAEYAKEEFREKWDKKYPSILRSWDTNWAELTTFFNYPQQIRHLIYTTNAVEAYHRMVRKFTKTKSIFPTDDSIRKVVYLSVREITKKWTMPSRDWAMAYSQIMIFFADRLTA comes from the coding sequence ATGGAACTGGTTAGTGTGCTGATGCAGGACTGCCACAGCACGGGTGATATTCAGTCGAAGTTGAAAAGACTGTTCGCCGGCGCAATTGAGCAGATGCTGGAATCTGAGATGGACGCGCATCTGGGTTATGAGAAAAACAGTATTGAAGGAAACAACTCCGGTAACAGCCGAAACGGCTACAACCGCAAAACCATCATCAGCGATTATGGTGAGAGTGAAATTGCTGTGCCCCGAGATAGAAACGGTGAATTTGAACCGAAGATTCTTGAAAAAAGGCAGACCCGGACAGATGAAATAGAGCAGAAAATTATGGCAATGTATTCCAAAGGGATGAGCCAGCAGGATATAGAGGACAGCCTGCGGGAGATTTACGGGGCTGAGATTCCACAGACCTTGATTTCCAAGATAACAGATAAAATCCTGCCAGAGGTGAATGAGTGGCAGAACCGCCCGTTAGAGTCTATTTACCCGATCATCTACTTTGACGGAATTGTGTTCAAGAGCCGTAAGGACAATCAGATTATTAATAAATGCGTCTATTCGGTGCTGGGTATCGACATGAACGGTCAAAAGGATCTGTTGGGCATTTGGATTAGTGAAAACGAGAGTGCAAGCTTTTATGCATCAATCTGCTCTGACCTTAGAAAACGAGGTGTTTCAGACATCTTCATTGCTTGCCATGATAACCTTAAGGGTCTTGGAGAGGCAATCAACGCAGTGTTTCCAAATACCAAGCAGCAGCTATGTATTGTCCATCAAATTCGCAACTCAACAAAATTTGTGCAGTACAAAGATCGAAAAGAAATCTGCACAGATCTGAAGAAACTCTATGGAGCGGTAAATCTTGATGATGCAGAGTATGCTAAAGAGGAATTCAGGGAAAAATGGGATAAGAAGTATCCATCCATCCTGCGGTCTTGGGATACAAACTGGGCCGAACTTACGACTTTTTTTAACTACCCCCAGCAAATCCGTCATCTGATCTATACAACAAATGCAGTAGAAGCATATCACAGGATGGTGCGTAAATTTACCAAGACAAAATCAATCTTCCCAACCGATGATTCAATTCGAAAAGTAGTATACCTTTCGGTCAGAGAAATTACAAAGAAATGGACTATGCCGTCAAGGGATTGGGCAATGGCATACAGCCAGATCATGATTTTCTTTGCAGACAGGCTTACTGCCTAA